The following are from one region of the Flavimobilis soli genome:
- a CDS encoding chemotaxis protein CheW encodes MATQHVTFMIDGATYGVPVMHVQETLGHQAHTHVPLAPKGVAGLVNLRGQVVLTVDLRPLLRLDPLPEGSEPMMVVVEVDGEAVALLVDTVGEVLEVDDAQFEPVPDTLHPAVRDLVVGVYKLERTLLLALDIRAAATLKEQKS; translated from the coding sequence ATGGCTACCCAGCACGTCACCTTCATGATCGACGGCGCGACGTACGGCGTTCCCGTCATGCACGTCCAGGAGACCCTGGGCCACCAGGCGCACACGCACGTGCCGCTCGCCCCGAAGGGCGTCGCGGGTCTCGTGAACCTCCGCGGACAGGTGGTCCTCACGGTCGACCTGCGCCCTCTCCTCCGGCTCGACCCACTGCCTGAGGGCAGCGAGCCGATGATGGTCGTCGTCGAGGTCGACGGGGAGGCCGTGGCGCTCCTCGTCGACACCGTCGGGGAGGTGCTCGAGGTGGATGACGCCCAGTTCGAGCCGGTGCCCGACACGCTCCACCCCGCCGTCCGCGACCTCGTGGTCGGCGTCTACAAGCTCGAGCGCACCCTGCTGCTCGCCCTGGACATCAGGGCTGCGGCGACGCTCAAGGAACAGAAGTCCTGA